The following proteins are encoded in a genomic region of Limosilactobacillus reuteri subsp. reuteri:
- a CDS encoding aminotransferase class I/II-fold pyridoxal phosphate-dependent enzyme yields MVEMSEHMRKILNDVPTLKVFDFSQYVSKIPGIIKFTIGEPDFDTPEYIKKAGIESIENNRTHYAPQRGTVGLRQAIADTLANKYGLQYDPTTEILVTNGVTEGISVAITAITNPGDIILVPTPTFSIYTPDVMIAGGTPVEVDTSKTGFKLTPALLKHYLDKYGDRVKGIVFVNPSNPTGIAYTQAEMNELAALIKGKPIFAICDEIYSELNYDGEYSSMAKIMPDQTILANGFSKSYAMTGWRIGYLCAPAKVTDLLFKVHAFAVTDIATFVQDAAEAALKVGDEATKEMDAQYIKRRDYMYKRLTEMGFECSQPMGAFYIFAKIPSFLNQDDNKLIYQLANEAKVAVTAGSNFGKGGEGYLRFSYATSLEQIKAGMDRLAEFCKQAKNNA; encoded by the coding sequence ATGGTTGAAATGAGTGAACATATGCGGAAGATCTTAAATGATGTTCCGACGTTGAAAGTATTTGATTTTTCTCAATACGTTTCAAAAATTCCAGGAATTATTAAGTTTACAATTGGTGAACCTGATTTTGATACACCAGAATATATTAAGAAGGCCGGAATAGAGAGCATTGAAAACAATCGAACGCACTATGCTCCCCAACGTGGTACAGTGGGATTACGTCAAGCAATTGCCGATACATTGGCTAATAAATATGGCCTTCAGTATGATCCTACAACAGAGATTCTTGTTACAAACGGCGTAACGGAAGGGATTTCTGTTGCAATTACTGCGATTACTAATCCCGGAGATATAATTTTAGTTCCAACGCCTACTTTTTCAATCTACACGCCTGATGTAATGATTGCTGGAGGAACGCCAGTAGAAGTAGATACATCCAAGACTGGTTTTAAACTAACGCCCGCCCTTCTTAAACATTATCTAGATAAATATGGTGATCGAGTAAAGGGAATTGTTTTCGTTAATCCTTCTAACCCGACTGGAATTGCCTATACTCAAGCAGAAATGAATGAGTTAGCAGCCTTAATTAAGGGCAAGCCAATCTTTGCAATCTGTGATGAAATTTATAGTGAACTAAACTATGACGGTGAATATTCAAGCATGGCTAAAATCATGCCAGACCAGACAATCTTAGCAAATGGATTTTCTAAGTCCTATGCAATGACTGGTTGGCGAATTGGCTACCTTTGTGCACCAGCTAAAGTGACCGATCTGCTGTTCAAGGTTCATGCATTTGCTGTGACAGATATCGCCACATTTGTTCAGGATGCTGCAGAGGCCGCTCTAAAGGTTGGGGATGAAGCAACAAAGGAAATGGATGCTCAATATATCAAACGGCGTGACTATATGTATAAGCGACTTACAGAGATGGGCTTTGAATGTAGTCAACCAATGGGTGCATTTTATATTTTTGCCAAGATTCCGTCATTCCTTAATCAGGATGATAATAAGTTAATTTATCAACTTGCCAATGAAGCCAAGGTTGCTGTAACAGCTGGATCAAACTTTGGTAAGGGTGGAGAAGGATACCTTCGCTTTAGTTATGCTACAAGTCTTGAGCAGATTAAAGCGGGGATGGACCGTCTCGCAGAGTTTTGTAAGCAAGCAAAAAATAATGCCTAA
- the gltX gene encoding glutamate--tRNA ligase — translation MDQKVRVRYAPSPTGFLHIGNAQSALFNYLFARHFDGTMVLRIEDTDTKRNVEDGEASQRENLHWLGIDWDEGPNKPNPKYAPYRQSERNKEGIYHKYIQELLDKGIAYKDYSTEEELAEMRERQKANNEPPHYDGRWYGKSEEEQKAAEAKGLKPTIRFHFPKDHDYEWDDIARGHVSFNSDNLGGDFIIEKSDGMPTYNFAVVVDDHTMDITHVLRGADHISNTPKQIAIYEALGWEHPTFCHIPLIFNPKTRKKLSKRDKDTLQFISEYKKHGYLHEAIFNFIAFLGWSPVGEREIYSKEELIKVYDPKRMSKAPAYFDQKKLDWMNAQYIKSMSIDELTDRTMELIKEGETEEAKRLQSIPEEQLTELLKKTIKVHQRDVNKLLEVIQYAWSYYTVLDQSFNYDLLKDNEDFANEDVLAVLKGLKAKLENGDDDLDYSQAIKEVGKDTGIKGRGLYFPLNLAFTGSTSAPQIYEIMDIYSRDTDIELLDRMIKAFEN, via the coding sequence ATGGATCAAAAGGTCAGAGTTCGGTATGCACCTAGCCCAACAGGTTTCTTACATATCGGAAATGCTCAATCAGCATTATTTAATTATTTATTTGCACGTCACTTCGATGGAACGATGGTATTACGGATTGAAGATACCGACACCAAACGGAACGTTGAAGATGGTGAAGCTAGCCAACGTGAAAATCTTCACTGGTTAGGAATTGACTGGGATGAAGGTCCAAATAAGCCAAATCCAAAGTATGCCCCTTACCGTCAAAGTGAACGGAATAAAGAAGGTATTTACCACAAATACATTCAAGAATTGTTAGACAAGGGGATTGCATACAAGGATTACTCAACAGAGGAAGAGTTAGCCGAGATGCGTGAACGGCAAAAGGCTAACAATGAACCACCTCATTATGATGGTCGTTGGTATGGTAAGAGTGAAGAAGAACAAAAGGCGGCTGAAGCAAAGGGCTTGAAGCCAACTATTCGTTTCCACTTCCCTAAAGACCATGATTACGAATGGGACGATATTGCACGTGGTCATGTTTCATTTAACTCTGACAACCTTGGTGGTGACTTCATCATTGAAAAGAGTGATGGAATGCCAACGTACAATTTTGCCGTCGTAGTTGATGACCACACTATGGACATTACCCATGTTTTGCGTGGTGCTGATCACATTTCAAACACACCAAAGCAAATTGCTATCTATGAAGCATTAGGCTGGGAACACCCAACTTTCTGTCACATTCCATTGATCTTTAATCCAAAGACTCGCAAGAAGTTAAGTAAGCGTGATAAGGATACCCTTCAATTCATTAGTGAATACAAGAAGCACGGTTACCTCCACGAAGCAATCTTTAACTTTATCGCATTCTTAGGCTGGTCTCCAGTTGGTGAACGTGAAATTTACTCTAAAGAAGAGTTGATTAAGGTTTACGATCCAAAGCGGATGTCAAAGGCACCAGCCTACTTCGATCAAAAGAAACTTGATTGGATGAATGCTCAATACATTAAGAGTATGTCGATTGATGAATTAACTGATCGGACAATGGAATTAATTAAAGAAGGCGAAACCGAAGAAGCTAAGCGCCTTCAAAGTATTCCAGAAGAACAATTGACTGAATTGCTTAAGAAGACAATTAAGGTTCACCAGCGGGATGTTAATAAGCTTCTTGAAGTTATTCAATATGCATGGTCATACTATACAGTTCTTGACCAATCATTCAACTATGACTTGCTTAAGGACAACGAAGACTTCGCTAATGAAGATGTTTTAGCTGTTCTCAAGGGCTTAAAGGCAAAACTTGAAAACGGTGACGATGACCTGGATTACAGTCAAGCTATTAAGGAAGTAGGTAAGGACACTGGCATTAAGGGTCGCGGTTTATACTTCCCATTAAACCTTGCCTTTACTGGTTCAACGTCTGCACCACAAATTTATGAGATCATGGATATCTATTCTCGTGATACAGATATTGAATTGCTTGACCGGATGATCAAAGCATTTGAAAACTAA
- the miaA gene encoding tRNA (adenosine(37)-N6)-dimethylallyltransferase MiaA, with the protein MNKVIAIVGPTAVGKTALSIKLAHEFDGEVISGDSMQVYRRLDIGTAKVTPEEMGDVPHHLIDICNIEERFSAARFKKLADQKIDEIAQRNHLPIIAGGTGFYLQTLTDNLALGSDQFDQQTLDIRNHWKEVAEEKGAEYVWEQLNKLDPVASARIPKSNTRRVIRALEVIKKTGQLFSNQPHFKATNDFLLIGLTTDRPVLYDRINKRVDLMIQNGLLEEAKWLFDQGGEDLPAGKGIGYHELFPYFRGEISLDEAVEKIKQDSRHYAKRQLTWFRNKADTHWFDILRHPDDINQIKQFINDWLKK; encoded by the coding sequence ATGAATAAAGTAATTGCAATTGTCGGCCCGACCGCTGTAGGAAAAACTGCGCTATCAATAAAACTGGCACATGAATTTGATGGGGAAGTAATTTCCGGTGATTCGATGCAAGTTTATCGCCGCCTTGATATTGGGACGGCAAAAGTTACTCCCGAAGAAATGGGGGATGTGCCGCACCATCTCATTGATATCTGCAATATTGAGGAGCGTTTTTCTGCCGCCCGTTTTAAGAAACTTGCTGACCAAAAAATAGACGAAATAGCTCAACGTAATCATTTGCCGATCATTGCAGGTGGAACTGGATTTTATCTTCAAACATTAACGGATAACCTAGCATTGGGAAGTGACCAGTTTGACCAACAAACGCTCGACATTCGTAACCATTGGAAAGAGGTTGCTGAAGAAAAGGGAGCCGAGTATGTTTGGGAACAATTAAACAAGTTGGATCCAGTGGCCAGCGCTCGGATCCCCAAGTCTAATACTCGTCGGGTTATCCGGGCTTTAGAGGTAATCAAAAAAACGGGTCAATTATTTTCCAACCAGCCACACTTCAAAGCAACAAATGATTTTCTCTTGATTGGCCTAACTACTGATCGTCCTGTTTTATATGACCGGATTAATAAGCGAGTCGATTTGATGATTCAAAACGGCTTGTTAGAAGAAGCAAAATGGTTATTTGATCAAGGAGGGGAAGATTTGCCAGCAGGTAAAGGGATTGGGTACCATGAATTATTTCCTTATTTTCGTGGCGAGATTAGCCTAGACGAGGCGGTTGAAAAAATTAAGCAGGATTCTCGCCATTATGCTAAAAGGCAGTTGACGTGGTTTAGAAATAAGGCTGATACTCACTGGTTTGATATTTTGCGTCATCCCGATGATATTAATCAAATTAAGCAGTTTATAAATGATTGGTTAAAAAAATAA
- the glnA gene encoding type I glutamate--ammonia ligase — protein sequence MGKHVFTKDEVRQMVKDEDIHFLRVMFTDLLGTIKSVDLPVSQLDKLMDNKIMFDGSSIDGFVRIEESDMYLYPDMSTWLAFPWGAEHGKVARVICSVYKTDGTPFEGDPRNNLKRVLEDMRKMGFKDFNIGPEPEFFLFKTDEKGNPTTNLNDKENYFDMEPADPGEDCRRDIVLALEKMGFDVEAAHHEVAPGQHEVDFKYSDALEAADNIQTFKFVVKTIAKKYGFHATFMPKPLSGINGSGMHLNMSLFSQDGTNAFFDENDKDKLSATAYHFLGGLMKHARSYTAICNPIVNSYKRLVPGYEAPVYVAWSTSNRSPLVRIPSDRGMGTRLELRSADPSANPYLAIAAVLEAGLDGLRNNLPPIHNVDENIYTMTKAERAEKDIHDLPDTLHNALKSLANDEVIKSSMGEHLYNSFMEAKTREYASYRQHVSDWERQHYMEQY from the coding sequence ATGGGTAAACACGTATTTACAAAAGATGAAGTTCGCCAAATGGTAAAGGATGAAGATATTCATTTCTTACGAGTTATGTTTACTGACTTATTAGGAACGATTAAGAGCGTTGACTTACCAGTTAGTCAGTTAGATAAATTGATGGATAACAAAATTATGTTTGACGGTTCTTCAATTGATGGATTTGTTCGGATTGAAGAAAGTGACATGTATCTTTACCCAGATATGTCCACTTGGCTTGCATTCCCTTGGGGTGCTGAACACGGAAAGGTTGCGCGGGTAATCTGCAGTGTTTACAAGACTGACGGTACTCCATTTGAAGGTGACCCCCGTAACAACTTAAAGCGGGTTCTTGAAGATATGCGGAAGATGGGCTTCAAAGACTTTAACATTGGACCTGAGCCAGAATTCTTCCTCTTCAAGACTGATGAAAAGGGTAACCCAACTACCAATCTTAACGATAAGGAAAATTACTTTGACATGGAACCGGCAGATCCTGGTGAAGATTGCCGTCGTGACATCGTCTTAGCTCTTGAAAAGATGGGCTTCGATGTTGAAGCTGCTCACCATGAAGTTGCTCCTGGTCAGCATGAAGTTGACTTCAAGTACTCAGATGCTTTAGAAGCCGCTGATAACATCCAAACATTTAAGTTTGTTGTTAAAACAATTGCTAAGAAGTATGGCTTCCATGCCACCTTTATGCCTAAGCCGCTTTCTGGTATTAATGGTTCAGGAATGCACCTCAACATGTCATTGTTTAGTCAAGATGGTACTAACGCCTTCTTTGATGAAAATGATAAAGATAAGCTTTCCGCAACTGCTTACCATTTCTTGGGCGGTTTGATGAAGCATGCACGAAGCTATACTGCAATTTGCAACCCAATCGTCAACTCTTATAAGCGATTGGTTCCAGGTTATGAAGCACCGGTTTATGTTGCTTGGTCAACTTCTAACCGGTCACCACTTGTGCGAATTCCGAGTGATCGTGGAATGGGAACACGACTTGAGTTACGGTCAGCAGATCCATCAGCTAACCCATATCTTGCAATCGCTGCTGTTCTTGAAGCTGGTTTAGATGGTTTACGCAACAACTTACCACCAATTCATAACGTTGATGAAAACATCTATACGATGACGAAAGCCGAACGAGCTGAAAAAGATATTCATGATTTACCAGATACTTTACACAACGCATTAAAGTCTTTGGCTAACGATGAGGTTATCAAGAGTTCAATGGGTGAACACCTCTATAACAGCTTTATGGAAGCCAAGACTCGTGAATATGCTTCATATCGTCAACACGTTTCTGACTGGGAACGTCAACACTATATGGAACAATACTAA